One segment of Anatilimnocola aggregata DNA contains the following:
- a CDS encoding HypC/HybG/HupF family hydrogenase formation chaperone, protein MCLGVPGKVVRWIERSGPLARADVEFAGIRRVCHLALVPEVEEGQFVLIHAGIGIGRIDEAEAQRLIVDLARLADGADWSRTGDRT, encoded by the coding sequence GTGTGCCTCGGCGTTCCAGGGAAAGTAGTGCGCTGGATTGAACGTAGTGGCCCTTTGGCCCGCGCGGATGTCGAGTTCGCAGGAATACGCCGCGTTTGCCACCTGGCCTTGGTGCCGGAAGTTGAGGAAGGTCAATTCGTCTTGATTCATGCGGGTATCGGTATCGGCCGGATCGATGAGGCCGAGGCTCAGCGGTTGATCGTCGACCTGGCGCGGTTGGCGGATGGTGCTGATTGGTCGCGCACTGGAGACCGCACATGA
- the hypD gene encoding hydrogenase formation protein HypD, translating into MKYVDEFRDPEAVRRLVEAIRRMATRRWTLMEVCGGQTHNLLRYGIDEALEGCIELIHGPGCPVCVTPVETIDAAQELSLRPNTILASFGDMLRVPGSHGTLLSSRSKGGRVAVVYSPLDAVEIARERPQDQIVFLAVGFETTAPATALAVQQATHYGLDNFSLLVAHVCVLPAMQMLATAPDHRAKAFLAAGHVCAVTGFAEYDEFVRRFRLPLVVTGFEPVDLLEGILACVRQLETGVASVENCYARSVRREGNLAAQRLVEQIYEVRDTPWRGFGVIPRGGLKLREEWQRFDARQRFSATPEVAACATECPAGDVLIGRIRPTECPHFGTRCTPDSPLGAPMVSTEGPCAAYHRYRVASHAGK; encoded by the coding sequence ATGAAGTATGTAGATGAATTTCGAGATCCCGAAGCCGTCCGACGACTGGTTGAGGCCATTCGTCGCATGGCCACGCGGCGCTGGACGCTGATGGAAGTCTGTGGCGGTCAGACGCACAACTTGTTGCGGTACGGGATCGATGAGGCGCTGGAGGGCTGCATCGAACTGATCCACGGCCCCGGGTGTCCTGTCTGTGTGACGCCGGTCGAGACCATTGACGCGGCACAGGAATTGTCCCTGCGGCCGAACACGATCTTGGCCAGCTTTGGAGACATGCTTCGCGTGCCAGGCAGTCACGGCACGTTGCTCAGTTCGCGGAGCAAAGGTGGGCGTGTGGCGGTTGTCTATTCGCCGCTCGACGCTGTGGAAATTGCCCGCGAGCGACCACAGGATCAGATTGTGTTTTTGGCCGTGGGTTTCGAGACCACAGCGCCTGCCACCGCACTGGCAGTGCAGCAGGCAACTCACTACGGCCTCGACAATTTCAGTCTGCTGGTGGCCCATGTCTGCGTCCTGCCGGCCATGCAGATGCTGGCAACCGCGCCGGACCACCGCGCTAAGGCCTTTCTGGCCGCCGGTCACGTTTGCGCAGTCACCGGCTTCGCAGAATATGACGAGTTTGTCCGTCGATTTCGCCTTCCCCTGGTGGTGACCGGCTTTGAACCGGTCGATCTGCTGGAAGGCATCCTCGCCTGTGTGAGACAATTGGAGACCGGTGTTGCCAGCGTGGAAAACTGCTATGCGCGTAGTGTTCGCCGCGAGGGGAACCTGGCAGCCCAGCGCCTGGTCGAGCAGATTTATGAAGTACGAGATACGCCGTGGCGCGGTTTCGGTGTCATTCCTCGCGGCGGCCTGAAACTCAGGGAGGAGTGGCAGCGATTCGACGCACGGCAGCGATTCTCGGCGACGCCTGAGGTCGCGGCCTGCGCTACGGAGTGTCCGGCGGGCGACGTGCTGATCGGTCGAATCAGGCCGACGGAGTGCCCGCACTTTGGGACTCGCTGCACGCCCGACTCGCCGCTCGGAGCACCCATGGTGTCTACCGAAGGTCCATGTGCCGCCTACCATCGCTATCGAGTTGCCAGCCACGCGGGGAAGTGA
- the hypE gene encoding hydrogenase expression/formation protein HypE, whose protein sequence is MPPESVSRTNNEGLSCPIELNRDVPHVTLAHGDGGRLTRQLVREHITNRLANVHLQSLDDAACLPQPVGPLAVTTDSFVVTPLFFPGGDIGSLAVYGTVNDLAVSGAHPCWLTLALILEEGLPLAVLDQVIASVASAARRSDVAIVAGDTKVVPRGAVDGLFINTTGIGVFHSPVPAGPKSLTPGDELIISGPVGQHGIAVMAARERLSFDPAPHSDSLPLVKPIRVLREQLGSRVKAMRDATRGGVAAVLHEWAEAARVTLAVEQATFPMPDELRGLSELLGVDPLYFAGEGVFLLAVEPGACEAALAILRCHPESKLAARVGEVQAQQRFPVTIRRALGTTQPLDEPTTALLPRIC, encoded by the coding sequence ATGCCTCCAGAATCGGTTTCGCGAACAAACAACGAAGGACTTTCCTGCCCCATCGAGTTGAATCGTGATGTGCCGCACGTGACCTTGGCGCACGGCGATGGCGGCCGGCTGACGCGGCAACTCGTGCGAGAACACATTACCAATCGACTGGCCAATGTTCACTTGCAGTCGCTCGATGATGCTGCGTGTTTGCCGCAACCGGTAGGGCCGCTGGCGGTCACGACCGATAGCTTTGTGGTTACGCCGTTGTTTTTCCCCGGCGGCGACATCGGCTCGCTTGCGGTGTACGGAACCGTTAATGACCTGGCTGTCTCGGGAGCGCACCCCTGTTGGTTAACGCTCGCGCTCATCCTGGAGGAAGGACTGCCGCTGGCCGTTCTCGATCAAGTGATCGCGAGTGTGGCCAGTGCCGCGCGGCGTTCCGACGTGGCGATTGTGGCTGGCGATACGAAGGTTGTTCCACGCGGCGCGGTGGATGGGTTGTTTATCAACACAACCGGAATTGGCGTTTTCCACTCGCCCGTACCTGCGGGGCCGAAATCGCTTACACCAGGAGACGAACTGATCATTAGCGGGCCCGTCGGTCAACATGGAATCGCGGTCATGGCCGCCCGCGAACGACTGAGTTTCGATCCCGCTCCTCACAGCGACTCACTGCCGCTGGTCAAGCCGATTCGAGTGTTGAGAGAACAACTCGGATCGCGCGTCAAAGCCATGCGCGACGCCACGCGAGGCGGCGTGGCAGCCGTGCTGCACGAATGGGCCGAAGCAGCCCGCGTAACGCTGGCCGTCGAGCAAGCCACGTTTCCCATGCCTGACGAACTCCGCGGCCTGTCAGAATTGTTGGGCGTCGATCCTCTTTACTTCGCCGGTGAAGGGGTCTTCTTGCTGGCCGTTGAACCGGGTGCCTGCGAGGCAGCCTTAGCCATCCTGCGCTGTCATCCAGAATCAAAGCTTGCCGCTCGCGTCGGTGAGGTCCAGGCTCAACAACGCTTCCCGGTAACCATCCGACGTGCCCTGGGAACGACGCAACCACTGGACGAACCAACCACCGCTTTGCTCCCGCGTATTTGCTGA